A portion of the Salmo trutta chromosome 1, fSalTru1.1, whole genome shotgun sequence genome contains these proteins:
- the LOC115202845 gene encoding transcription factor 20 isoform X2, producing the protein MELSSQDPHPMALDLSKRCGKSHLNPRTTEVLDLMKKPSWHSITDDHVSMPCMQLLSEKTLTDTGVRLSYGTRTCVRSPLLHNGMDRSLRDSGLYEPHPTESLNAESPISESIDGDESQSDSDVILLVSSSKEAPSPQDYLDRGSVSPLVDSPSPGAVSLGEAKGCFLLPQTLSSPSPDNTYSEDSSESTEEMSVNAKPVLNLSELAAVYGKYGRSPVDISSDDSDVIEVPITNENKKIHSLPVDVQNEKRLTGEASNVVKKSLSPHPRTIQPGVSAQKLTNNVTRHHSKIHTKNSSRILPKEHSGDTMDSKEKSSSSEDESWLQPTVYLYRCVVESDDFDVDRRTVRQDPSESLRSSRRPQRGSSPATESRPKATHVDDIQQEWTKPSSPRSKRSGTKQKTHQRSPAKQAASSRKAAASKTKQREKHKQAGSSSMFSHEEAEIKLKYASYKQDKRASKSEDFCPFVHMEQREYSACTVINDQQEEKDMRRNKGQQQQPTGSGSLSGVVPKTSCYRLGRLNSKTKKLRTNGCVMDDHSLPVVPHNTNECWIHEDCGIWSTGVFLVKGKLYGLEEAVRFAQETVCSTCHAAGATMGCFQKGCPNKYHYSCAAQSGCVLNEENFSMRCPKHKNKSFRGVNMPDNR; encoded by the exons ATGGAGCTGTCGTCTCAAGACCCTCATCCTATGGCTTTGGATCTCTCAAAGAGATGTGGGAAGAGTCATCTGAATCCCAGGACCACAGAGGTTCTGGACCTGATGAAGAAGCCCAGCTGGCACAGCATCACTGATGACCATGTGTCCATGCCCTGCATGCAGCTCCTCTCTGAGAAAACACTAACAGACACAGGTGTCAGACTTTCCTATGGGACTAGGACTTGTGTTCGCTCCCCCCTTTTACATAATGGTATGGACAGAAGCTTACGGGACTCAGGGTTGTACGAGCCACACCCTACAGAGAGCCTAAATGCAGAGAGCCCCATTTCTGAAAGTATTGATGGAGACGAGAGTCAGAGTGACTCTGATGTCATTTTGCTTGTTTCCAGTTCTAAGGAAGCACCCTCACCTCAGGACTATTTAGACAGGGGATCTGTTAGTCCCTTAGTAGATTCTCCGTCCCCTGGCGCTGTCTCTTTGGGTGAAGCTAAAGGTTGTTTTCTACTGCCCCAGACACTGAGTTCCCCCAGTCCTGACAATACATATTCAGAAGATTCATCTGAAAGCACAGAGGAGATGTCGGTGAATGCAAAACCTGTTCTTAACCTGTCGGAATTAGCTGCTGTGTATGGGAAATATGGCAGGTCTCCTGTGGATATCTCAAGTGATGATAGTGATGTCATTGAAGTTCCCATCACCAATGAAAATAAAAAGATTCACAGTTTACCTGTTGATGTTCAAAATGAGAAACGGCTGACAGGGGAAGCTAGTAATGTTGTAAAAAAAAGCCTTTCTCCACATCCTAGAACAATACAGCCTGGGGTCAGCGCTCAGAAACTCACCAACAATGTCACTCGCCATCATTCAAAAATACATACCAAAAACTCAAGTAGAATATTACCCAAGGAACATTCTGGCGACACAATGGACTCAAAAGAGAAGTCATCTAGTTCAGAGGATGAGTCTTGGTTACAGCCAACTGTCTACCTGTACAGGTGTGTAGTAGAATCTGATGACTTTGATGTGGACCGTCGGACAGTTCGACAGGACCCCTCTGAGAGCCTACGTTCCTCTAGAAGGCCACAGAGAGGATCATCACCTGCTACAGAGTCAAGACCCAAGGCCACACATGTGGATGACATCCAACAGGAGTGGACAAAGCCCTCTTCACCCAGGAGCAAAAGGTCAGGAACCAAGCAGAAAACCCACCAGAGAAGCCCAGCAAAGCAGGCCGCAAGTAGTAGAAAAGCAGCAGCAAGTAAAACAAAACAGAGGGAGAAACACAAACAAGCCGGCTCATCCTCCATGTTCTCCCATGAAGAGGCAGAAATCAAGCTGAAATATGCAAGCTACAAACAGGACAAAAGGGCCAGTAAATCAGAGGACTTTTGCCCTTTTGTGCACATGGAGCAGAGGGAGTACTCTGCTTGTACAGTGATCAACGATCAGCAGGAGGAGAAGGATATGAGGCGTAACAAAGGACAGCAACAACAACCAACTGGGTCTGGATCTTTGTCTGGTGTCGTTCCTAAGACGTCTTGTTATCGTCTGGGTCGCCTCAACTCAAAGA CCAAAAAGCTCAGAACAAATGGCTGCGTGATGGACGACCACAGTCTGCCTGTGGTGCCCCACAACACCAATGAATGCTGGATCCACGAGGACTGTGGCATATGGTCCACAGGTGTTTTCTTAGTTAAAGGAAAGCTCTACGGCTTGGAGGAGGCTGTTAGGTTCGCCCAAGAAACA GTGTGTTCAACATGCCACGCAGCAGGTGCAACCATGGGCTGCTTCCAGAAAGGGTGCCCCAATAAGTACCA
- the LOC115202845 gene encoding transcription factor 20 isoform X1, with translation MELSSQDPHPMALDLSKRCGKSHLNPRTTEVLDLMKKPSWHSITDDHVSMPCMQLLSEKTLTDTGVRLSYGTRTCVRSPLLHNGMDRSLRDSGLYEPHPTESLNAESPISESIDGDESQSDSDVILLVSSSKEAPSPQDYLDRGSVSPLVDSPSPGAVSLGEAKGCFLLPQTLSSPSPDNTYSEDSSESTEEMSVNAKPVLNLSELAAVYGKYGRSPVDISSDDSDVIEVPITNENKKIHSLPVDVQNEKRLTGEASNVVKKSLSPHPRTIQPGVSAQKLTNNVTRHHSKIHTKNSSRILPKEHSGDTMDSKEKSSSSEDESWLQPTVYLYRCVVESDDFDVDRRTVRQDPSESLRSSRRPQRGSSPATESRPKATHVDDIQQEWTKPSSPRSKRSGTKQKTHQRSPAKQAASSRKAAASKTKQREKHKQAGSSSMFSHEEAEIKLKYASYKQDKRASKSEDFCPFVHMEQREYSACTVINDQQEEKDMRRNKGQQQQPTGSGSLSGVVPKTSCYRLGRLNSKSKCQPLMVCCLCGGSANAVGLGDLHGPYYPTGPALEEQGKQQAQREEYKDSELSVDCKIGLCGQVGENGLYELSNVPRVEAVVDDCCITVSDCESSTLPSAKKLRTNGCVMDDHSLPVVPHNTNECWIHEDCGIWSTGVFLVKGKLYGLEEAVRFAQETVCSTCHAAGATMGCFQKGCPNKYHYSCAAQSGCVLNEENFSMRCPKHKNKSFRGVNMPDNR, from the exons ATGGAGCTGTCGTCTCAAGACCCTCATCCTATGGCTTTGGATCTCTCAAAGAGATGTGGGAAGAGTCATCTGAATCCCAGGACCACAGAGGTTCTGGACCTGATGAAGAAGCCCAGCTGGCACAGCATCACTGATGACCATGTGTCCATGCCCTGCATGCAGCTCCTCTCTGAGAAAACACTAACAGACACAGGTGTCAGACTTTCCTATGGGACTAGGACTTGTGTTCGCTCCCCCCTTTTACATAATGGTATGGACAGAAGCTTACGGGACTCAGGGTTGTACGAGCCACACCCTACAGAGAGCCTAAATGCAGAGAGCCCCATTTCTGAAAGTATTGATGGAGACGAGAGTCAGAGTGACTCTGATGTCATTTTGCTTGTTTCCAGTTCTAAGGAAGCACCCTCACCTCAGGACTATTTAGACAGGGGATCTGTTAGTCCCTTAGTAGATTCTCCGTCCCCTGGCGCTGTCTCTTTGGGTGAAGCTAAAGGTTGTTTTCTACTGCCCCAGACACTGAGTTCCCCCAGTCCTGACAATACATATTCAGAAGATTCATCTGAAAGCACAGAGGAGATGTCGGTGAATGCAAAACCTGTTCTTAACCTGTCGGAATTAGCTGCTGTGTATGGGAAATATGGCAGGTCTCCTGTGGATATCTCAAGTGATGATAGTGATGTCATTGAAGTTCCCATCACCAATGAAAATAAAAAGATTCACAGTTTACCTGTTGATGTTCAAAATGAGAAACGGCTGACAGGGGAAGCTAGTAATGTTGTAAAAAAAAGCCTTTCTCCACATCCTAGAACAATACAGCCTGGGGTCAGCGCTCAGAAACTCACCAACAATGTCACTCGCCATCATTCAAAAATACATACCAAAAACTCAAGTAGAATATTACCCAAGGAACATTCTGGCGACACAATGGACTCAAAAGAGAAGTCATCTAGTTCAGAGGATGAGTCTTGGTTACAGCCAACTGTCTACCTGTACAGGTGTGTAGTAGAATCTGATGACTTTGATGTGGACCGTCGGACAGTTCGACAGGACCCCTCTGAGAGCCTACGTTCCTCTAGAAGGCCACAGAGAGGATCATCACCTGCTACAGAGTCAAGACCCAAGGCCACACATGTGGATGACATCCAACAGGAGTGGACAAAGCCCTCTTCACCCAGGAGCAAAAGGTCAGGAACCAAGCAGAAAACCCACCAGAGAAGCCCAGCAAAGCAGGCCGCAAGTAGTAGAAAAGCAGCAGCAAGTAAAACAAAACAGAGGGAGAAACACAAACAAGCCGGCTCATCCTCCATGTTCTCCCATGAAGAGGCAGAAATCAAGCTGAAATATGCAAGCTACAAACAGGACAAAAGGGCCAGTAAATCAGAGGACTTTTGCCCTTTTGTGCACATGGAGCAGAGGGAGTACTCTGCTTGTACAGTGATCAACGATCAGCAGGAGGAGAAGGATATGAGGCGTAACAAAGGACAGCAACAACAACCAACTGGGTCTGGATCTTTGTCTGGTGTCGTTCCTAAGACGTCTTGTTATCGTCTGGGTCGCCTCAACTCAAAGAGTAAGTGTCAGCCCCTAATGGTGTGCTGCCTGTGTGGTGGGTCTGCTAATGCTGTGGGCCTAGGGGACCTACACGGACCTTACTATCCAACTGGACCTGCTTTGGAGGAACAAGGCAAACAGCAGGCCCAGAGGGAAGAATACAAGGACAGTGAACTGTCTGTAGATTGTAAGATAGGCCTATGTGGCCAGGTAGGGGAGAATGGGTTATATGAACTGAGCAATGTGCCTAGAGTAGAGGCTGTAGTTGATGACTGCTGCATCACAGTCAGTGATTGTGAAAGCTCTACTTTGCCTTCAGCCAAAAAGCTCAGAACAAATGGCTGCGTGATGGACGACCACAGTCTGCCTGTGGTGCCCCACAACACCAATGAATGCTGGATCCACGAGGACTGTGGCATATGGTCCACAGGTGTTTTCTTAGTTAAAGGAAAGCTCTACGGCTTGGAGGAGGCTGTTAGGTTCGCCCAAGAAACA GTGTGTTCAACATGCCACGCAGCAGGTGCAACCATGGGCTGCTTCCAGAAAGGGTGCCCCAATAAGTACCA